A genomic segment from Deinococcus sp. YIM 77859 encodes:
- a CDS encoding ABC transporter substrate-binding protein, with translation MTASLSRTVLLALLALGGAAHAQYTGPKVTLTYLHGFTGADRPVMERLIQQFNATHPNIQVRAQAQPWGTTWQQLPALVASGRAPDVVVINEDQITNFIARGAVSPLTDAELKAAGINKARFYGPLFKTADYEGRSYGVPISSVAYVTFYNKDLMKKMGITKVPTTRAELLAAARACTTDKNGRKPGQAGFDPKNLDTWGISLYNNWVGSRLAYAAILQNGGSLVDKTLNASFNSPQAVEAVQFLVDLVQKHGVARPNSTEEAELAAFSQGKVCFFPSGQWYLDRFEGQKMNFGVAFVPRIGSKQDAAWGGSSHLTLPRQRPGYDANKRRAALEFINWMTQPAQNLTWTEAGSLPTMPAVANDKKFEGRPISGVFEKLGSIYATSGFPWSGQVLGPFDNAWANAYSGKMSVKAALDAGVSEANKQIQQARKTFQ, from the coding sequence ATGACCGCGTCCCTGTCCCGCACTGTTCTGCTGGCCCTGCTCGCGCTCGGCGGCGCGGCCCACGCCCAGTACACCGGCCCCAAAGTGACCCTCACGTATCTGCACGGCTTTACCGGCGCCGACCGGCCCGTGATGGAGCGGCTGATTCAGCAGTTTAATGCCACCCATCCCAACATTCAGGTGCGGGCGCAGGCGCAGCCCTGGGGCACGACCTGGCAGCAGCTCCCGGCGCTGGTCGCCTCGGGGCGCGCTCCGGACGTGGTGGTGATCAACGAGGACCAGATCACCAACTTCATCGCCCGTGGCGCAGTGTCGCCCCTGACGGACGCCGAGCTCAAGGCGGCAGGCATCAACAAGGCGCGCTTCTACGGACCACTTTTTAAAACGGCCGATTACGAGGGCCGGTCCTACGGCGTCCCCATCTCCTCGGTCGCGTACGTGACGTTCTACAACAAAGACCTCATGAAAAAGATGGGCATCACCAAGGTGCCCACCACCCGCGCCGAACTGCTCGCCGCCGCGCGGGCCTGCACCACCGACAAGAATGGCCGGAAGCCAGGGCAGGCGGGCTTTGACCCCAAGAACCTCGACACCTGGGGCATCAGCCTGTACAACAACTGGGTGGGCTCGCGCCTGGCCTATGCCGCCATCCTCCAGAACGGCGGCAGCCTGGTGGACAAAACCCTGAACGCCAGCTTCAATAGCCCGCAGGCCGTGGAGGCCGTGCAGTTCCTGGTGGACCTGGTCCAAAAGCACGGCGTGGCCCGGCCCAACAGCACCGAGGAGGCAGAACTGGCGGCCTTTAGCCAGGGCAAGGTCTGCTTCTTCCCCAGCGGCCAGTGGTACCTCGACCGCTTCGAGGGGCAGAAGATGAATTTCGGCGTGGCTTTTGTGCCGCGTATCGGCAGCAAGCAGGATGCGGCGTGGGGCGGCAGCAGCCACCTGACGCTTCCCCGGCAGCGGCCCGGCTACGACGCCAACAAGCGCCGCGCCGCGCTGGAATTCATCAACTGGATGACGCAACCCGCCCAAAACCTCACCTGGACGGAAGCGGGCAGCCTACCCACCATGCCCGCCGTCGCCAACGACAAAAAGTTCGAGGGCCGCCCCATCTCGGGTGTCTTCGAGAAGTTGGGCAGCATCTACGCCACCAGTGGCTTCCCCTGGAGCGGGCAGGTGCTGGGGCCGTTCGACAACGCCTGGGCCAACGCCTACAGCGGCAAGATGAGCGTCAAAGCTGCCCTGGACGCGGGGGTGAGCGAGGCCAACAAGCAGATTCAGCAGGCCCGCAAGACCTTCCAGTGA
- a CDS encoding non-heme iron oxygenase ferredoxin subunit gives MSEQVSVERVRVGAEAELPEGSQTEVMVNGVSVVVVRYEGQFYALRNNCTHKDYPLLGGEVSQGRITCQKHGAKFELSTGKAKTLPAVKPVRIYRTLVEDGEVYVLPL, from the coding sequence ATGAGCGAGCAGGTCAGCGTGGAGCGGGTGCGGGTGGGCGCGGAGGCAGAACTTCCCGAGGGCAGCCAGACCGAGGTGATGGTGAATGGCGTGAGCGTGGTCGTCGTGCGCTACGAGGGCCAGTTCTATGCCCTGCGCAACAACTGCACCCACAAGGACTACCCGTTGCTGGGCGGTGAGGTGAGCCAGGGCCGCATCACCTGCCAGAAGCACGGCGCGAAGTTCGAGCTCAGTACCGGCAAGGCCAAGACGCTGCCCGCCGTGAAACCCGTGAGGATCTACCGAACGCTCGTAGAGGACGGCGAGGTGTATGTGCTCCCGCTCTAG
- a CDS encoding S8 family serine peptidase, with the protein MKLLPPLLLTAALGGTLALAAPRVVPIPALPPTSGTSAPILPELTPLPARPQPAPPLLPLSPAPTVSTTYRPADPLYARQWNLAVIRAPGAWAHLSGGRGARTTVAVLDTGFVPSPELAGRVVNGYDFVSDPARAGDGDGRDRDASGLGPFAYHAEVIGNLIGAAHDGRGMAGINPQARVVQVRVAGTDGLIAPQDLADGLRWAAGLSVPGAPPNPNPARVLNLSLYADFIPLTGCDARIQAAVDAVTASGALVVAGAANDGADASGYSPAGCRNVLTVTSVTPDGRRPAYANWGPRVALAAPGGEPGHGIVSSSVSGQAGERSPNGTSFAAPHVAGVASLLFGLKPTLTPAEVRDLLTRTATPFPGGRCDPDPRKSCGRGLLNAEAAVRATLGTLP; encoded by the coding sequence GTGAAGCTGCTGCCGCCTCTTCTCCTCACCGCTGCGCTCGGGGGCACGCTCGCCCTCGCCGCCCCGCGGGTCGTGCCCATCCCGGCGTTGCCGCCAACCTCGGGCACGTCCGCTCCCATCCTCCCCGAACTCACCCCGCTGCCCGCCCGCCCGCAGCCCGCGCCACCGCTGCTGCCGCTCTCACCCGCACCCACCGTTTCCACCACCTACCGCCCGGCTGATCCCCTCTACGCCCGGCAGTGGAATCTGGCGGTGATCCGGGCGCCGGGGGCCTGGGCACACCTCAGCGGGGGGCGGGGCGCGCGGACGACGGTCGCGGTGCTGGACACGGGCTTCGTCCCCTCGCCGGAGCTCGCAGGCCGGGTGGTCAATGGCTACGACTTCGTCTCGGACCCCGCCCGGGCGGGAGACGGTGACGGGCGTGACCGGGACGCCAGCGGCTTGGGGCCGTTCGCCTACCACGCGGAAGTGATTGGCAACCTGATCGGTGCCGCGCACGACGGCCGGGGGATGGCCGGAATCAACCCGCAGGCACGCGTGGTGCAGGTGCGGGTCGCGGGAACAGACGGCCTGATCGCCCCGCAGGACCTGGCCGACGGGCTGCGCTGGGCGGCGGGGCTCAGCGTGCCGGGGGCCCCTCCCAATCCCAACCCGGCCCGGGTGCTCAACCTCAGCCTGTACGCCGACTTCATTCCCCTGACCGGTTGCGACGCGCGGATTCAGGCGGCGGTGGACGCGGTCACGGCGAGCGGAGCGCTGGTGGTCGCCGGAGCTGCGAACGACGGGGCGGACGCGAGCGGCTACTCGCCCGCCGGGTGCCGGAATGTCCTGACGGTGACCAGTGTGACTCCAGACGGGCGGCGGCCCGCGTATGCCAACTGGGGGCCGAGGGTGGCCCTGGCCGCGCCCGGTGGCGAGCCGGGACACGGCATCGTGAGCAGCAGTGTCAGCGGTCAGGCTGGAGAGCGTAGCCCGAATGGCACGAGTTTCGCTGCGCCCCACGTGGCGGGCGTGGCCAGCCTGCTTTTCGGGCTAAAGCCGACGCTGACGCCCGCCGAGGTCCGCGACCTCCTCACGCGCACGGCCACCCCCTTTCCCGGAGGCCGCTGCGACCCCGATCCCCGGAAAAGCTGTGGACGGGGCCTGCTGAACGCGGAGGCCGCGGTGCGCGCGACGCTCGGCACGCTACCCTAG
- a CDS encoding glycoside hydrolase family 43 protein, whose amino-acid sequence MTLTAPLPQAPLYPGDFADPFVLHVDGTYYAYGTGLHGQAGQRAFEVLSSPDLIHWTSHGGVLEPLGAEPLDYWAPEVASENGTFFLYYSVGHGDKHHHLRVATATHPLGPFTDLGLNLTPGELFAIDPHPFRAPDGSWWLFYARDDLSGERPGTLLAVAPLQDMTHLGEPQTILRASGDWQVYQRARPMYGAVYDWHTLEGPFVLYREGRFHLLYSGGAWINETYGVGHAVADHPLGPWTEPLPGANVLRTAGHLRGPGHASVTRRGEEDILVFHAWNEARTRRQLHAAPLRWVNGQPTALPESL is encoded by the coding sequence ATGACCCTCACCGCTCCCCTGCCCCAGGCACCGCTGTACCCCGGCGATTTTGCGGATCCCTTTGTGCTGCACGTGGACGGCACGTACTACGCCTACGGCACCGGCCTGCACGGTCAGGCAGGCCAGCGTGCCTTTGAGGTGCTGTCCTCCCCCGACCTGATCCACTGGACCTCGCACGGGGGCGTGCTGGAGCCCCTGGGCGCGGAGCCGCTGGACTACTGGGCACCCGAAGTCGCGTCGGAGAACGGCACCTTCTTCCTGTACTACTCGGTGGGCCACGGCGACAAGCATCACCACCTGCGGGTGGCGACCGCCACCCATCCGCTCGGTCCCTTCACCGACCTGGGCCTGAACCTCACACCGGGAGAGCTGTTCGCCATCGATCCGCACCCCTTCCGGGCCCCGGACGGGTCGTGGTGGCTTTTCTATGCCCGCGACGACCTGAGCGGCGAGCGGCCCGGCACGCTGCTTGCCGTTGCCCCACTGCAAGACATGACCCATCTGGGCGAACCGCAGACCATCCTGCGCGCAAGCGGTGACTGGCAGGTCTACCAGCGCGCCCGCCCGATGTACGGGGCCGTCTACGACTGGCACACCCTGGAGGGCCCCTTCGTGCTGTACCGGGAAGGGCGCTTCCACCTGCTGTATTCGGGCGGCGCCTGGATCAACGAGACGTACGGCGTGGGGCATGCGGTGGCCGACCACCCCCTGGGGCCCTGGACCGAGCCCCTGCCGGGCGCGAACGTGCTCAGGACGGCCGGGCACCTGCGCGGCCCTGGTCATGCCAGCGTCACCCGGCGGGGCGAGGAAGACATCCTGGTCTTTCACGCCTGGAACGAGGCACGCACCCGGCGGCAGCTGCACGCCGCCCCGCTGCGCTGGGTGAACGGCCAGCCGACGGCGCTGCCCGAGTCCCTCTGA
- a CDS encoding Xaa-Pro peptidase family protein: MNRREEVETKLTWVREALAQAGAETCRLRGTDWFAWATAGGSSTVLLTAETGVAEVVVRPEEAFVLTDRIEAARLTAEELGGGELDAVLPVRAVPWGDGQAWEAAAREEATRILSDRPGPSEAPLPPELEARKRILLPSELDRFRRVGRDAAQAVTEVLFAATPDMTELDLAGEASAALRRRGLEDALALVAGERRLPLYRHPTPQAEPLGSVAMLVVCARGHGLVASLTRFVAFAPLPAELRAAHAEVSAVEAAVLAASRPGAALADLYGVLAQAYRDLGHPQALFEHHQGGIAGYRAREAIATPDASVTLSAGNVLAWNPSVRGAKIEDTIALTGEGLEVLTLDPRWPQAPVNGLDRPLVLERLGR, from the coding sequence ATGAACCGCCGGGAGGAAGTGGAGACCAAACTCACCTGGGTGCGGGAGGCGCTGGCCCAGGCGGGGGCGGAAACCTGTCGCCTGCGCGGAACAGACTGGTTTGCCTGGGCGACGGCAGGAGGGTCCAGCACCGTCCTCCTGACCGCTGAGACCGGCGTAGCGGAGGTGGTGGTCCGGCCAGAAGAAGCCTTTGTCCTCACCGACCGGATCGAGGCTGCGCGGCTCACCGCAGAGGAACTCGGCGGCGGAGAGCTGGACGCGGTGCTGCCTGTCCGCGCGGTGCCCTGGGGGGACGGGCAGGCCTGGGAGGCGGCGGCGCGCGAAGAGGCCACCCGAATCCTGAGTGACCGCCCGGGACCAAGCGAAGCCCCCCTGCCCCCCGAACTCGAAGCCCGCAAACGGATTCTGTTGCCCAGCGAGCTGGACCGCTTTCGCCGGGTGGGACGGGACGCAGCCCAGGCCGTGACCGAGGTGCTGTTTGCCGCCACCCCGGACATGACCGAACTGGACCTTGCCGGGGAGGCCAGCGCGGCGCTGCGGCGGCGCGGGCTGGAAGACGCGCTCGCCCTGGTCGCGGGCGAACGCCGCCTGCCGCTGTACCGCCATCCCACGCCACAGGCCGAGCCGCTGGGGTCGGTCGCCATGCTGGTGGTGTGCGCCCGGGGGCACGGCCTGGTCGCCAGCCTCACCCGCTTTGTGGCCTTTGCTCCCCTGCCCGCCGAACTGCGCGCCGCGCACGCGGAGGTCAGCGCCGTAGAGGCTGCCGTGCTGGCGGCCTCCCGTCCCGGCGCCGCCCTCGCGGACCTGTACGGGGTGCTGGCCCAGGCGTACCGCGACCTGGGACATCCGCAGGCTCTTTTTGAGCACCATCAGGGGGGAATCGCTGGATACCGAGCACGCGAGGCCATCGCCACGCCGGATGCCTCCGTCACCCTGTCGGCCGGGAATGTCCTCGCCTGGAATCCCAGCGTACGCGGCGCAAAGATCGAGGACACCATCGCGCTGACGGGAGAGGGACTGGAAGTGCTCACCCTCGACCCGCGCTGGCCGCAGGCTCCCGTCAACGGCCTGGACCGTCCCCTCGTTCTGGAAAGGCTGGGCCGATGA
- a CDS encoding carbohydrate ABC transporter permease: MSLSLPRAAAPRRRSTRPPLVPYLYLLPFALLFLVFVVYPVGYGFYVSLHRWDLLAETRPFVGLEYYRNLFDPSTPQAQFFWNSMRNTALFTLVSVPLLIGTALGLALLLYRPIFGRAFFRAVFFLPGILTVSVMGILWRWMFDNQIGLVNAVRTDLLDLPPVPFLSTEGLAWLPIVVGTVWWTVGFNMTLYLAALGNISQSYYEAAEIDGATSWAKFRFITWPLLGPVTLFVFVTTVLASFQLFGQTLVITAGGPNRTTQSAIQYITEEAFSNNQFSSAAAMSFVFGLVMLIFTFLQFRIMAKDARGES, translated from the coding sequence ATGAGTCTTAGCCTGCCGCGCGCCGCTGCCCCGCGCCGAAGGAGCACGCGCCCGCCCCTGGTGCCGTACCTGTACCTGCTGCCCTTTGCGCTGCTGTTTTTGGTCTTTGTGGTGTATCCGGTGGGGTACGGCTTCTATGTCAGCCTGCACCGCTGGGACCTGCTGGCCGAGACGCGGCCTTTTGTGGGGCTGGAGTACTACCGCAACCTTTTTGACCCGAGCACGCCGCAGGCACAGTTTTTCTGGAACAGCATGAGGAATACGGCCCTCTTCACGCTGGTCAGTGTGCCCCTGCTGATCGGGACGGCGCTGGGGCTGGCACTGCTGCTGTACCGGCCCATCTTTGGGCGGGCCTTTTTCCGGGCGGTCTTCTTTCTGCCGGGCATTCTGACGGTGTCGGTGATGGGCATTCTGTGGCGCTGGATGTTCGATAACCAGATCGGGCTGGTGAATGCCGTTCGCACCGATCTGCTGGACCTGCCCCCCGTGCCGTTTCTTTCCACCGAGGGGCTTGCCTGGCTTCCGATCGTCGTGGGGACAGTGTGGTGGACGGTGGGGTTTAACATGACCCTGTACCTCGCCGCGCTGGGCAACATCTCCCAGAGCTACTACGAGGCGGCCGAGATCGACGGGGCGACCTCCTGGGCCAAGTTCCGCTTCATCACCTGGCCGCTTCTGGGGCCGGTCACGCTGTTTGTCTTTGTGACGACCGTGCTCGCCAGTTTCCAGCTGTTTGGACAGACGCTGGTCATCACGGCGGGCGGTCCCAACCGCACCACCCAGAGCGCCATCCAGTACATCACGGAAGAAGCTTTCAGCAACAACCAGTTTTCCAGCGCCGCCGCGATGTCCTTTGTGTTCGGCCTGGTGATGCTGATCTTTACCTTCTTGCAGTTCCGCATCATGGCGAAAGACGCTCGAGGAGAGAGCTGA
- a CDS encoding App1 family protein gives MSSAKAAFKAIQPSLERALLVLDHAVSGYVQPRRARGKLILQPYVGWGTPESVELTGRVLLPRTLAPARKGDPRWRNVRNSVRRLLSREVGGVRVTGTLGGSTASAVSDSDGYFTLVFAPESPLAGGWHEASLAIEGRPGSTRARVQVVAEARFGIISDLDDTVIQSDVTSLPRMLYTSLTGNARTRLPFPGVGALYRALTRDGERRNPIFYVSSSPWNFFDLLWQFLEYRRIPLGPLFLRNWGVDLLKGHGGYKHGVIERLFARFPHLNFVLVGDSGEKDPEIYAEVVRAHPGRVLAVYIRDVTGAERDQGVLSLREEVRRAGVDLVLAADSLKAASHAMALGLITPGELRSVLTSVARTYET, from the coding sequence ATGAGTTCCGCCAAGGCCGCCTTCAAGGCGATTCAACCCTCGCTGGAACGGGCGCTGCTGGTTCTTGACCACGCCGTCAGCGGGTACGTGCAGCCCCGCCGAGCGCGCGGCAAGCTGATTCTGCAACCCTACGTGGGCTGGGGCACGCCGGAGAGTGTGGAGCTGACCGGGCGGGTGCTGCTGCCCCGCACCCTCGCTCCTGCCAGAAAGGGTGACCCGCGCTGGCGCAACGTGCGCAACAGCGTGCGCCGCCTGCTCTCGCGGGAGGTGGGCGGGGTGCGCGTGACCGGGACGCTGGGCGGGAGTACGGCGAGCGCGGTGAGTGACAGTGACGGGTACTTCACCCTGGTCTTTGCGCCCGAGTCGCCGCTGGCCGGGGGCTGGCACGAGGCGAGCCTCGCCATTGAGGGCCGTCCGGGCAGTACTCGCGCCCGCGTGCAGGTGGTCGCGGAAGCCCGTTTTGGCATCATCAGCGACCTGGACGACACCGTGATTCAGTCCGATGTGACCAGCCTGCCGCGAATGCTCTACACCAGCCTGACGGGCAACGCCCGCACCCGCTTGCCCTTTCCCGGAGTGGGGGCCCTGTACCGCGCGCTCACCCGCGACGGCGAGCGGCGCAACCCCATCTTCTACGTGTCCAGCAGTCCCTGGAACTTCTTCGACCTGCTGTGGCAGTTTCTGGAGTACCGCCGTATTCCCTTGGGGCCCCTCTTCCTGCGAAACTGGGGAGTTGACCTCCTCAAGGGCCACGGCGGGTACAAGCACGGCGTGATCGAGCGCCTCTTTGCCCGCTTTCCGCACCTCAACTTTGTTCTGGTGGGGGACAGCGGCGAGAAAGATCCCGAGATCTACGCCGAAGTGGTGCGCGCCCACCCTGGCCGCGTGCTGGCCGTGTACATCCGCGACGTGACCGGTGCCGAGCGAGACCAGGGCGTGTTGAGCCTGCGCGAGGAGGTTCGCCGGGCAGGGGTGGACCTGGTGCTTGCGGCCGACAGCCTCAAAGCCGCCAGTCACGCGATGGCGCTGGGCCTGATTACACCCGGCGAACTGCGGAGCGTCCTGACAAGCGTGGCTCGGACCTACGAGACCTGA
- a CDS encoding glycoside hydrolase family 43 protein, with amino-acid sequence MPHPRLALALTLTALLIPCATLAGGGPPSTTTFRNPVLDENFPDPFILKVGNTYHAYSTNSGNDNVPYAVSRDLVHWKRSGDALPVLPRWAEGGRTWAPEVANIGNRFVLYFTAHDTLSGRQCIGAATATSPAGPFRDAAARPLVCQEAEGGSIDASPFRDVDGRWYLLWKNDGNCCNQLTNLYLQPLAEGGLKLTGKATALLHNFELWEGNVIEAPTLYHSGGVYYLLYSGGPFGSDLYGVGYATARRLTGPYRKAPENPILVSKGAVAGPGHQAVIQDGAGRTWLAYHAWTAGRIGDAVGYRSLRLDPVTFAGGRVKVAGPTLTPQRAPTP; translated from the coding sequence ATGCCCCACCCCCGGCTCGCTCTGGCTTTGACCCTCACGGCGCTGCTCATTCCCTGCGCAACGCTGGCAGGCGGAGGACCCCCTTCCACCACAACCTTTCGCAATCCGGTGTTGGATGAGAATTTCCCCGACCCCTTCATTCTCAAGGTCGGCAACACCTACCACGCCTACTCGACGAACAGCGGCAACGACAACGTGCCCTACGCGGTGAGCCGCGATCTGGTGCACTGGAAACGGTCAGGAGACGCGCTGCCGGTGCTCCCCAGGTGGGCGGAAGGCGGACGGACCTGGGCACCAGAGGTGGCGAACATCGGCAACCGCTTCGTGCTGTACTTCACCGCGCACGACACCCTGAGTGGCCGCCAGTGCATCGGCGCGGCGACCGCCACCTCGCCCGCCGGGCCGTTTCGTGACGCAGCCGCGAGGCCCCTGGTGTGCCAGGAGGCCGAGGGCGGCAGCATCGACGCCAGCCCCTTCCGGGATGTGGACGGCCGGTGGTACCTGCTGTGGAAAAACGACGGGAACTGCTGCAACCAACTCACCAACCTCTACCTTCAGCCCCTCGCGGAAGGCGGGTTGAAACTGACCGGCAAGGCCACAGCGCTCCTCCACAACTTCGAGCTGTGGGAGGGCAACGTGATCGAGGCCCCGACCCTCTACCACTCGGGCGGCGTGTATTACCTGCTGTACTCGGGCGGTCCCTTCGGTAGCGACCTGTATGGAGTGGGCTACGCGACGGCCAGGCGGCTCACCGGCCCGTACCGCAAAGCGCCGGAAAATCCCATTCTGGTGAGCAAAGGCGCGGTCGCCGGGCCCGGTCATCAGGCGGTGATCCAGGACGGCGCGGGCCGCACCTGGCTGGCCTACCACGCCTGGACGGCGGGGCGCATCGGGGACGCGGTGGGCTACCGCAGCCTGCGGCTGGACCCGGTGACCTTTGCGGGCGGCCGGGTGAAGGTGGCGGGGCCGACCCTCACGCCGCAGAGGGCGCCCACACCATGA
- a CDS encoding VOC family protein, with translation MTAAPPVLSASTHVGPVTLLARDLPRLADFYTTLLGLGPLAQAADSVTLGAHGRPLLHLLARPDLPAPRPSRPGLYHTAFLLPTRADLGRWLAHAARLGLRLGTGDHLVSEAIYLTDPEGNGIEVYRDRPRSEWTWDNGLVRMDTLPVDVQGVLASAEGRPFKGAPAGTTVGHVHLKVGNAAEAARFYRRALGLNIVSHLPGASFLSWGGYHHHLGLNEWHSCGQGKPETPAAGLGGIEFVTPDLAPLRAHLAGLGLNVQDEDGALGFEDPWGHRVTVRLG, from the coding sequence GTGACCGCTGCTCCGCCTGTTCTGTCCGCGTCCACGCACGTCGGCCCCGTCACGCTGCTGGCGCGGGATCTGCCGCGGCTGGCCGATTTCTATACCACCCTGCTGGGGCTGGGGCCGCTGGCACAGGCGGCGGACTCGGTCACGCTCGGCGCACACGGCAGGCCCCTCCTCCACCTGTTGGCCCGCCCCGACCTCCCCGCGCCGCGGCCCAGCCGTCCGGGGCTCTACCACACGGCGTTTTTGCTTCCCACCCGCGCTGATCTGGGCCGCTGGCTGGCGCACGCCGCTCGCCTGGGCTTGCGCCTGGGAACCGGGGATCACCTCGTCAGCGAGGCGATCTACCTGACGGATCCCGAGGGGAACGGCATCGAGGTCTACCGCGACCGCCCCCGCTCGGAGTGGACCTGGGACAACGGTCTGGTGCGGATGGACACGCTGCCGGTGGATGTGCAGGGTGTGCTGGCCTCCGCCGAAGGAAGGCCTTTCAAGGGCGCCCCCGCCGGGACCACGGTCGGTCACGTTCACCTCAAGGTCGGGAACGCGGCGGAGGCAGCCCGCTTCTACCGCCGTGCCCTTGGCCTGAATATCGTCTCACACCTTCCGGGCGCGAGCTTCCTGTCCTGGGGGGGGTATCACCACCACCTCGGCCTCAACGAGTGGCACTCGTGTGGGCAGGGAAAACCTGAGACGCCTGCGGCCGGTCTGGGCGGTATCGAATTCGTCACGCCCGACCTCGCGCCGCTGCGGGCCCACCTCGCGGGTCTGGGCCTGAACGTGCAGGATGAGGATGGGGCACTGGGCTTCGAGGATCCCTGGGGTCACCGGGTGACCGTGCGGCTGGGGTAG
- a CDS encoding carbohydrate ABC transporter permease, which translates to MAAPSPTPHRTAPVPKGLQARKRRVPRDLPRFVLLCLLAVLFLAPIYWMVATSLKPETDVIASPTQWVPLRPTLNNYREVLTSPDGNILRWMWNSLFVAAVFTVLHVALCALTAYPLARMRFPGRDAIFWFILGSMMVPGVVTLIPTYLMMLRFDWINSFHALIWPGLAGAFGVFLLRQFFISLPRELEEAARLDGASSLQVLWHVVLPLSLPALVTLGVFAFMGSWNNFIWPTFVVTDIDKLTLPVGVNTFSQRYVTEYGKLMASTAIASIPVLIAYLLAQRYLIEGLSTTGLKE; encoded by the coding sequence ATGGCCGCGCCCAGCCCTACGCCGCACCGCACCGCGCCCGTTCCCAAAGGGCTCCAGGCAAGGAAGCGCCGCGTCCCGCGTGATTTGCCGCGCTTCGTGCTGTTGTGCCTGCTCGCCGTGCTGTTTCTGGCACCGATCTACTGGATGGTCGCCACGTCCCTCAAGCCGGAAACGGACGTGATCGCCTCGCCGACCCAGTGGGTTCCGCTGCGTCCTACGCTGAACAACTACCGTGAGGTGCTCACCTCGCCCGACGGCAACATCCTGCGCTGGATGTGGAACTCGTTGTTTGTCGCCGCGGTGTTTACCGTGCTGCATGTCGCCCTCTGTGCGCTCACCGCCTATCCGCTCGCCCGCATGCGCTTCCCAGGACGGGACGCGATCTTCTGGTTCATCCTGGGCAGCATGATGGTGCCCGGCGTGGTGACCCTGATCCCCACGTACCTGATGATGCTGCGCTTTGACTGGATCAATTCCTTTCACGCCCTGATCTGGCCGGGCCTCGCTGGAGCCTTTGGTGTCTTTCTGCTGCGGCAGTTTTTCATCAGCCTGCCGCGCGAGCTCGAGGAGGCGGCGCGGCTCGACGGTGCTAGCAGCCTTCAGGTGCTGTGGCACGTCGTCCTGCCCCTGAGTCTTCCTGCGCTGGTCACGCTCGGCGTCTTTGCCTTTATGGGCTCTTGGAACAACTTCATCTGGCCGACCTTTGTCGTGACCGACATCGATAAGCTCACGCTGCCGGTAGGGGTCAATACCTTTTCCCAACGGTACGTCACCGAGTACGGCAAACTGATGGCTTCGACCGCCATCGCGAGTATTCCAGTGCTGATCGCGTACCTGCTGGCGCAGCGGTACCTGATCGAGGGCCTTTCTACCACCGGTTTGAAGGAGTAA
- a CDS encoding SDR family oxidoreductase has product MRAPQVIPRTILLTGASSGIGRATAAVLASRGHRLVLAARRAEALATLARALDPSGSRVLAVPTDVTDDASRRALVEAARAQFGMVDVLINNAGVTVERGWWWDDLDPLRVLRVNLEAPIELTRLVLPQMRTRGAGHIVNIGSVAGRVPFNGLYSASKFGLRGFSQALRRELLGTGVEVSLVSPGFVRSEMTRAARLPMPGPEIVARAVADVLERPQREVIVPRAYRLPVLLDALFPGLVDRVVPLVFRRRYAHRR; this is encoded by the coding sequence ATGAGGGCACCCCAGGTCATCCCCCGGACGATTCTTCTCACCGGTGCGTCGAGCGGCATCGGGCGGGCCACTGCGGCCGTGCTCGCCTCCCGGGGGCACCGGCTGGTGCTGGCGGCGCGCCGGGCGGAAGCACTCGCCACCCTGGCCCGCGCCCTCGACCCCAGCGGCTCGCGCGTGCTGGCCGTCCCGACCGACGTGACGGATGACGCCTCGCGCCGCGCCCTGGTCGAGGCGGCTCGTGCCCAGTTCGGAATGGTGGACGTGCTGATCAATAACGCGGGCGTGACCGTCGAGCGCGGCTGGTGGTGGGATGATCTCGATCCGCTGCGGGTGCTGCGCGTGAACCTCGAAGCGCCCATCGAGCTCACGCGGCTGGTCCTGCCGCAGATGCGGACGCGGGGAGCCGGACACATCGTCAATATTGGCTCGGTCGCCGGGCGGGTGCCCTTCAACGGCCTGTATTCCGCCAGCAAGTTCGGCTTGCGCGGCTTCTCGCAGGCGCTGCGGCGCGAACTGCTGGGCACGGGCGTAGAGGTCAGCCTCGTCTCGCCCGGCTTCGTGCGCAGCGAGATGACCCGGGCGGCTCGGTTGCCCATGCCCGGGCCGGAGATCGTGGCTCGGGCGGTCGCCGACGTCCTGGAGCGTCCCCAGCGCGAGGTGATCGTTCCGCGGGCCTACCGGCTGCCGGTCCTGCTTGATGCTCTGTTCCCCGGCCTGGTGGACCGGGTGGTGCCGCTCGTCTTCCGCCGCCGGTATGCGCACCGCCGCTGA